One part of the Lycium ferocissimum isolate CSIRO_LF1 chromosome 8, AGI_CSIRO_Lferr_CH_V1, whole genome shotgun sequence genome encodes these proteins:
- the LOC132066725 gene encoding uncharacterized protein LOC132066725, with product MGNLIACSTSPRVMSSRATRVIFQTGEIRKFNEPIKAAELMLESPNSFLVNSSSLLVGRRFSALSADEELEFGNIYIMFPMKKVNSMITAKDIISVGKPAPESEKMVNNSTENNRVGPLGFPVGQEFRYRVKVSCKSRKPLLETIMEEQVCSR from the coding sequence atggGGAATTTAATTGCATGCAGTACTTCTCCAAGGGTAATGAGTTCAAGAGCAACAAGGGTTATTTTTCAAACCGGAGAAATTCGAAAGTTTAATGAGCCAATAAAAGCAGCAGAGCTTATGTTAGAATCTCCCAACTCCTTTTTAGTGAACTCCAGCTCGTTGCTCGTCGGCCGGAGATTTTCTGCACTATCGGCCGACGAAGAGCTGGAGTTTGGAAATATTTACATAATGTTTCCTATGAAGAAAGTGAATTCTATGATCACTGCAAAAGATATTATTTCCGTCGGAAAACCGGCACCGGAAAGTGAAAAAATGGTCAATAACTCGACGGAGAATAACAGGGTTGGACCGTTAGGGTTTCCAGTGGGACAAGAGTTTAGGTATAGGGTGAAGGTGTCATGCAAATCAAGGAAGCCTTTGTTGGAAACAATTATGGAAGAACAAGTTTGTTCAAGGTAG